The Diadema setosum chromosome 8, eeDiaSeto1, whole genome shotgun sequence genome includes the window aatttGAACAGGTTAGTATGCAAACCTTTAGGCCCCCATCTCTAGTATGCAGTTTTATCCTCTGCCAGAAGTTTTATGAACGTATAGGGATTACGGCCACATATAAACTTCGCTGCAAACGTGTTTAACATGAAATCCGTTTGTCCCACTTGACGCATCTCACTAAAGGGCCATTGCGGGATAAACATTTACATCGATGACTAACAAAGATTTGACACAGGCACTTGAGTTGAAAGCCACTCCAGGCCCCTTCGAATTGggttgaattgaataaaaatcaaacagatACAAGACAACGACGGTTTAAAAATCATGCAAAGAAACCCAATTTAAAATACGAAGTTGACTGCGAAATTCTAAATGTCTAAAATTatatgcatgtttgtgtgtgtttaggaATAAGTGATATCATTCACAATCacataatttttgcaaattacatAGAAAGTAATGTGACCGTCTCAATTTTTTCGTTACCAATCACATCGATTCTATATACGATTATATTTGTTTATGAATTATTGTAGGTAGGCTACGTGCCCAAGAGGTATCAATCATAGTTGTTGAATTACTGACAAAAGTTTCTCTAATATTTTGAATTAGTTGGTTTCCCATTACCgtgggggggaaaaaaaaaagttaaaacttgAATCCCCATCCTTAccaaactatatcatccctttaaggggCAAGAGCTTATCCTCAAAGATAGCTAACTTTGAAGTTAAGGATCATCGTATGAACGTAGCTATTGTTTATAATCAAACCTGTGGGAAAACGTTGAGGTCGATAATTCCTATTTCTTCAAGGGTTCTTCGTAGGTTCTGTTGACTGACACTTATCACCTTTTCATGCAAAATAGAAATTACATGATTTTCATATATACTCGTTTGTCCTGTTCATGTATAACGAAACTCATTGTTTGGTTTGGTTGACTTCATAATTTCTATGCATAGACTAGGCCGAATTAAAGATGTGGTGTAGATTGATTTCATTACAAGATTAAACTAAAACAGTTACCTGACAACCAGAAGATTTCCTGATTACCTGTGTCATGTTGCCTGTGCTCATCATTGGCATAGTGTTGGTGTGCTGAATCCGCTTTGAGCTGTAAAAGGCAAAACTATACTGAATTGTGGATTTCCcctctcccccttccccctcttttttttttcttcaggccCTATGTTTTCAGGTCGTTGTTACTTCTCTGACATCCCGTTTGCTCACAAAGACTGAGAGTATAGGACCCCATCGAATATTACCTTGATGTGAATCATTTATTTCACAGCAATGAGATCTGGCTACAAGGGTATATACGAACTTCATGATTATTAAGTTGCATTTGCAAAGGTACGGTATTACCCGTTATGACGTGCAAATTGTGATTGTGCGTCGACAACTTCACGTTCAATGATCATCATATCCCTTCGCCCACCCCGTCTCATTTCTCTCTATCCGTGTTCCTCGCAGATGAACTTGAGGTCCTGAATCACATGTGCGGTTACGAGACAGCCTACAACGGCAGCTCACTCTGGTGCAATCTGTTCACTGATGACGAGAAGCGCGTGATTGAATATTACCTCGACCTCGACCAGTACTGGACGGAAGGCTACGGCCACGAGATTAACTACGAGATGGCCTGTCCCCTGGTCGATGATGTCGCCAGCTACTTGTCGGGCGTACTAAATACGGGGTGAGCGATACGATGGGGGCTCTGTTATTTATTTAGAAAGTTTGAATGGAAGTCGAAGTAGACTTTTATGAAACTGGATCTTCATCGGTCTGTTAAAACCAGTAAATTATGCCATTCTGTTTGATTCAAACTAGGCGTGGGATAGTAGCTATAAGGCCTTGGACACTTTAACAAGAGATCCTGGGTTCGAATAATACCAGGTGCGAACCCCCCTGggcgagatgctttcattgcagtGCCCTCCTTGACCAAATTAGGTATGGGATGGTAATTAAGCCAGGCTTTGAACTCTTCAACAGGAGATCCTGGGTTCGAATCTCACCAAATGAAAACCTCCTAGGACGAGATGTTTTGATCATCTTAACCCCCAAACCCTTCTTTGATGAAGCTAGGTGTGGGATAATGGTTAAGGCCGTGGATACAGTAACAAAAGATTCTGGGTTCAAATCCTACCCGGTTCGAACACCGTTGGACGAGATGCCTTGGTCGCAGTGACCTTCTTGACCAAATTATTTATTGGTTAGAAGTTAAAAGGCCTTGAACTCTTCGACAGAAGATCCTGGGTTCGAATCTTACCCGGTGCGAACACCCCTGGACGAAATGCTTTAATCAAAGTACCCTTGATCTTGACCAAGGTGTGAAATGAGTACCTGACAATAATGGGTACCTACGGCAGGAAGAGCTTTGACGGTGCAACAATCAAATTTTAACTCGACAGtatcacaaaattttattatgGCACTGTATTCGTCTTTATCCTCAGGACTCCCAAGGGTGCCTTCAAGTTTGCCCACTCCTCTACTCTCCAGCCATTCTTGACCATCCTCGGCCTCTACAAGGACTCGCCCAAGCTCATGGCCGACAACTACGACGTGAGCATCAACCGCACCTGGGCCAGCGGCCGAATCTCGCCAATGGGCGGCCACCTTGGCTTTCACTTCTTCCGGTGTCCCAATAACGACCACCGCGTCCTTGTCCAGCACAACGAGCTCCCCATCCAGGTTGGAGCCTGCCAGGACTTCTTCTGCCCCTACGACACGGTGGTCACCCATCTGACCCAGTCTTCAAACGGGTGCGCGTGGGACAACATCTGCAGCGTGCCCCCCGTGGATCCCGGCGATGGGGGCGCTAGTGCTCTTGCCAACTCTCTGTTTGTGATGTTGATACTTGTCGCGTCAGCGCTTCTTGCTGTATCGTGTTaagaaaatagataaaataatgaaataatcgaTGAACAGTCATAACGATGAATAATGTGATATTATAATGCATGGAGAGTAGAAAGATATGAAGGGCATTTACAAAGCTGTATTAAACATAGACGAATGCTAATATCAGGCCAGTAAgtaatacataaatacatgttcTATTGTTAATCTTCTTCTTCAACAAAAGAGGAAGGTTAACAATAGAACATGTATTTATGAACGCAGGTAACTATGTCATGGTTGCAAATTTTGATTGCCATAACCCTAATTCACAAATGTCATTAAAAGTATCATAGCACCAGATATATGGAGTGGGATGGTGGTGTAAAGTAGTGTTCTGGGTTTTaaattgaataaatgaagcgTAACGAGCTAAACTACGTGACAGATTCATGCAAACATACAATCTCGTCACGAGGTCACCATTTACTACTTTGCGTGCTTGGCATGCAATAATTGTTTTGGGCTGGAACATTTCAATGTTTATTGGTTTGGTTGCTTGTTTTCTTCTGCATTTCATCGAAAAACAGCACATATGCATGTGACAATGAGATGACATGATGTGATCAtccctcattatgaagcaattaAGGCCTATTATCTGAATTTACGCATCGTAAATCTGTTGGTCTAATTCTAAAATAGTTTATTTGGAATCATGGCAATGCATCTTGTTaatggaaaacaaaagaaagaaaaagatgaaagagACTCCCATCCTTAGCAAAGCTTGACGAGGGTAGCTGCCTCGAAATATGAAACATGCTTATGAATACTAAATCAGTTGTGTTAAAACAAATTTTTAAAGAAGTAGGATGGCTTTTGCAAGTGTttttagagagaaagaaaggggaggggacTACAAAACAGGAAATGTACGTCTCCCAGTTTTTAAGTATTGTCATTCTCTTGGTTTTTCGTCCATTTGTTccgaatgtgtgtgtttgtttctttttttgaaacatGGATCGGTCAACAGGGTCAGTCAGGGTAGTTCATGAGTCAGCAGAATTCTGTGAGCGAGCCCTCTCTCTGGATTCATTTCTAAATTtgcctctccccccccccccccccagaattGTTGACTTTAACCGAGGCTACACTTTGAAAACTAGTTAAGCTTTAGAGTATTGTGAGTTTTATACCCCAGAAAGAGAATTTggttaataaaacaaaatgatgaaacgTCATTCCCGTTGTCAATATTCATGCTAACTTACATTAGATTCTTATGACTTAAGGAGTGCATAATCCTCCCAGAGGAAAATGTTGCGTGAGAGTGGAAAGCgtaatgaaaataatactgAATGTTGATATAGCATCAGTGATAGCAAAAAATCATGTACAGACACAATTGAGCATCAATTGCCTATCTttaacagagagagaaagagagagcggagaggagaaagggagggagaggaagagagagaagagaaggcaggaaatatgaaatatagatctcgatttcatttgcaatttcaATATAGATACATAGGGAGAGAAGGCAGatagaaggagaaagagagaagagatagaatGAGAGTGATAGCATGACATGCGATTGTCAGTGAGTGAGTGACCCTTCCGGAAAGAACACGAAGTATGTTTCAATGATATTACACTGATACAAATGTTATAAGGTATACGTTGCAAAGACGTGATCTACATAACATTTAagttttgaaaaacaatttaCTATTATAATGATTTGGGGTGGAGTTTGTCAACATGGTCAACATTCACAAATCCAAAACAATTACCTTACATAACACTGCATAATGCTCTCTGCCGAGTGAGTCGAAATTTATAAGCCGTACTTCTTTTGGGAAACCAAGGTGGTAAATGTATCACCAAGACAACATGCTTTCTTGTACCACTGGCTGATAAAATCAAAATTTATACTAAGTGCGACTGACACATTCTTCGCGAAGAAATAGATCAATATTGCTATTTGCTTGTCGACATCTTGTAGATATGTATAATATTGTGAGGTAAAAAGATTGGCAGTTCTAAATTTCGCAGTCGCCACACGCTAGGCACACATAGTCACTGTATTGTCAACAACTTCATAGTATTAGATATTCAAATTGGTCCATGtggaaatttcatgattttgtcGAAGGTATTTCCTCATATAGCTATACGGCAATAAAAACTGGCTACTTCATATCCGCTAATCATATCTCGAAAAATAGCTGACTGAAGTACCCTGAAATTACTAGTACTCGACGCGAGcaatcttgacttcttgtctgTTGCACACAGCGccatcagaaaaacaaaacgagacaaaacaaaacaaaacaaaacaaaacaaaacaaaacaaaacaaaacgaaacaaaacataaaactaTCAGACAACATGAGATTCTAAATCTTAGTGAGAGGATGGGAGAGAAGGaaacagaaaatgaagagaaacgTGACATTAGCTAACAACAAGTAAGTGGGGATccattgtaagatttggtaggCTTACATAAGGCTGTCTTGCAATCCCGCGATCGGTGCCAAAATTTTGGTAATTCTCCGCCGTACTCAAATCAGGTTTCAGTGTCTCTcagtcagtttgtttgtttctttgtttgttttctgtcaaTTCAGTCGCTATTAGACGCATAACTTAACACAACATGACCACATGCTACGTGTTACCTTTCTAAATAAAGCTATCAATAAATCAAAGCACATGGTTATAAGAGTGCTCAATGTTATTGGTGGGTCTGTGAGTGAGCGAGTGTTGATGTAAACTCtgtgacattttaatcattccaTCGGCTAGCAAAGCTTTCAAGTAATAAGCCAAAAATTATAAATGTCAGGGTCCTTTACAATTCATATTCTCATTGAAAGGATTCTGAAGGCTTCGTTGCACAGGTCGCCAAAAATAATATGATCATGGCTCTAAAAGTGTAGTTACACGGatcctttttatgcctccgccacgaaacGTCGCCGGAGGCATGTTATTTTGAGGATGTGCATCCGTTCGTaaacataatgtaaaagaacCGATCGCGGtttccaaatgaaacttgggaTGTGTGAGTATATGAGTGTACGAAACTGCGCCTGTCAACTTGTGGGCGCCaaaaggtcataggtcaaggtcaaattctaagATTTCTCTATTTCTCCCATAGCTCTACAAAGGGGAAtgtattttcatcaaacttggtgcataaatatattacaatatattggattcagaagtacatgtacagctatCTAGTGGTAGCTGTTCGGTAAAGATAAGACTATAACTAAGAGACTTATACACCGAAACAAGCCATTTGACAACAGAAGATCTGCAATCTGTTCTGGACTACCTGTTAAGTTATCAAGATTTAGGAGAGAACTACGCCTAATTTGCTACAGCAgttgaattttaaagtttcatcTTTCGTTCTCTTTACTCCCACGGTTTACGTTTCAAATCGTGTTGTCAAAAGACCTAACATTCGCCCATAAAGGAGCTGACGCTATAGCTCACGTACATGACGTATTTAGCGTGGCGAATCTAGGCAATGTGCCTCTCTTTGGCCGCTTTAGCCTCTTTGAATGGGCACATCAGAATTGTATGCAGTAATATGCGTTCTTTCACTTTACAATGTACACCTGTGTATCTATGAAATCGCACCACGCGAGATCATAGATCATGGACTGTCGTCATGATTCGCACTCTTATTCTCATTCTGCTACTGACATTTGTTGTCGGCGACCAGGGTAGCGGTCCGACGCCTCGCTACAGTACAAAGACGGGCTATGAAACCAGCTTCGAGCCGCAGTCAGACGAATTCGTCCGTCGGGAGCGTTACTGGCGGGACATCGCCCAGGACGTCGGGGAGCTCTCCGCAGTGGACCAGTGCCAGCCGGCCGGCGTCTATGTCGTTCATCGGCACGGTACGCGATACATGAGCGTTGGCGACATCGAAGACTACAACTCCATCCTGACTCGAATGAAGACCGAGGGCGTAAACGACAACTTCGCCTACCTTCTCGATATCCCGGACAACCTCTACCCCATTTCGATGGAGGGCGAGCTTCACCCTGCTGGGTTTGACGAGATGAGGGGTCTCGGGGAAAGGATCAGAGCTAGGGTCCCGGAACTCTTTAGCGGGAACGATCTCGGGAATTTCATTTTCCAGGCAACATGCAAACAGAGAACCATCGACAGTGCGTTTGGCTACATCGAAGGGCTGCTGGAAGCCGGAGCTGTGTGCAACGTCACTGGCAAAACTCCTTCTAAGGTGGGTGTGGTCTCATTTGCAAACAAGAATAAAGCATTTGCATTAGCATTAAGTATAAAACATAATGgtacgtttacaccatgttcccggcggccaGAGCAGTCCCGTTTCAGGTCACcattgttgttttgctttgacGGAGATGGATTGTCATTTATGTATACCAGCATGCACATGGTATTTGCTCTCCCACTCTTTTCTTCCTCTAGAGTGTGATAATTGCCACATTATTACGAAAATAAAGTCGTTGTATTATTACATATCGCAGAGGTTTGAACCCTATATTACACAGCATATGCTTTGCTTTTAATTTGCCAGCGGTAGTGCATGAGGATGAACACTAATGGAATACCCTtatcaataatgataagaattcGGTGTGTCACTTTAAGATCATGCTAGCTAGCTTTCTTACGAAAACTGCAGGACACAGTGACATGTCGAAATATGACCACCGGCGACGTCGAAGTCTTGGTCATCGACCAAATCGAGCAAAGCAGGGATGACAGGGTGCTGAAATTTTACGATTACTGCGACAAGTTCATCGTGACCGTCGACGAAAACGACACGGCCGTCATCGAGAACACGAAATTCGGGCGTGGGGCGGAGATGATAGCTGTTCATCAGAGCGTGGCGGCCAAGCTAGCACCGGCTGGGTCATCCGCGCCCTTTAACATGACCATTGGTAAGCAGGTCGTACgtctccctcttcttcttcctccttttcttcGTTCAACAAGTTGTCGTCTTTGACACTTGAACCTATTCGCTTTTGTGAACAAAGTCATTCTTACATCGATTTCGGATGTTCACGCGATTATCAGTCTGTTTTGTAATTGAATCACAACTTTCAATTTTCCTTAATTGATGCTGGTGTACCTTTCGCGCATCTTGCACCTGTATACACACGCCACCAGTAAACCACCATTTTACGCAAAGTGAAACCGCGGTGTCCGACGAACCTTTATTCAGACGTAGGACATATTATACAGATGGAGTGATATCGGATTTCACTCCATGAGTTGATTAGTTGAAGATGCTCTGTTGTttaattaccttttttttttttgggtggggggggggggggtcctgcACCCTGTCGTGATTAATCAGAATTCTCAAGCTCATGCATAATCTCTCCTAGACTACCCTTCTTATATATTAGTAGCAAACAGTTAAAATACAACATTGAATATATTACACACAATCATGTCCCTCTCCAGCGGACACTTTTTAAATCGAATTATTTAGTGGCAATTGATTATGCATTATGCTGAACGATTATGTCCTGGgtcccgttgcaagaaagttgcaatcaattgcaaataattgctaattttgaaacaaccattctgattggctcagggtctgccctattaagaagacatgcatgcaacaatgattttgattgaccagtgacaatcagttgcaagttgcgtttaaacgcaaagtttctagcaacggggccctggtcacTCAAGAGGAAAATGTCCCCATCATAGAAAATCAATGTCAGCAAATATTAATGAAGACCAATGTTAGCACATCACCACACGCCAGGCTGAAGCTATAGTCGTCATGGGACAAACATTAACACAGTCACTTCTCCACATGCTTTTACAAGTGTCTGAATCATGCAGGTGAAATAAGTTCTCCACAGTAGCTATATAGTTTTTAGACAGTCCATAAAATTTGTAATTACACTTGCAATTTATAATGATCAGTTCCGGATAGTTTCACATCAAAAGATGGAGGTTATAGGGAGCTAATCATTTCCGCAACTCAAATAACTGCACCTTCCCAATATTTTACGAAAACCGCCTGCTTTATAACCTCAATGCCTCGTCCCCCTCAAGACTGTCTCATTCTTTACAACTTCAGTAAGATAATTATGTCTCCAACAAAATACAACGGGCTTGTACCTTCCTTGACTGCATGCACAAGCTTTGTATACCTTCTTGCACTAAATTTCTTTCACAGACGTTTTACAGTCCAGTGACCTGAAGCCATTGTGGAAACATAAATCAGTCAATAACTCATCATGACAATGACGAAACGATCAAAGCATAAACATAATGACAGAATTCAAAATGATCATGGTAGCATGACAGGCGAGGATTTCGTGCAAACAGAGTTCATCTTTTCTGCGAGAGCTGCACTTCATTAAAGGTACACGTCGGATATTATACAGTATAGAGACtcaaatgtgtgtatatatatcaaataaataaagaaatatatacatattatcagattatatatatatatatatatatatatatatatatatatatatatatatatatatatatgtgtgtgtatgtatgtatagtgCGAGAGATAGTTCCCTTCCCAAACGTGCGCGGTGCCTCATTGTGGGTAACATAATCgctgaaagaaattagactgaggcggagcaacgtccgcctcagtctaatttctttcagtatatatatatatatgtatatatatatgcatgtatatatatatatatatatatatatatatatatatatagataccaTCACATGCCATGTTTGAGTTATTCAATACTAGTTAATCAGTGGTAATATTTTGCAGTATGTGAGTGGAAAAACGTCTTAAGCTTGTGAAATTTTCCAGCTTTTCTTGAAAGTATAATTTACATAGATCACTTATTTGCCTGTATCCAATCTTTGACGAATTTCGATTCAGTTTACCACTCTTTACAAGAATTTTGGATCACTATAATTAAAAAGA containing:
- the LOC140232086 gene encoding multiple inositol polyphosphate phosphatase 1-like, with the protein product MIRTLILILLLTFVVGDQGSGPTPRYSTKTGYETSFEPQSDEFVRRERYWRDIAQDVGELSAVDQCQPAGVYVVHRHGTRYMSVGDIEDYNSILTRMKTEGVNDNFAYLLDIPDNLYPISMEGELHPAGFDEMRGLGERIRARVPELFSGNDLGNFIFQATCKQRTIDSAFGYIEGLLEAGAVCNVTGKTPSKDTVTCRNMTTGDVEVLVIDQIEQSRDDRVLKFYDYCDKFIVTVDENDTAVIENTKFGRGAEMIAVHQSVAAKLAPAGSSAPFNMTIDELEVLNHMCGYETAYNGSSLWCNLFTDDEKRVIEYYLDLDQYWTEGYGHEINYEIACPLVDDVVSYLERVLNRGTPKGAFKFAHSSTLQPFLTILGLYKDSPKLMADNYNVSINRIWASGRISPMGGHLAFHFFRCPNNDHRVLVQHNELPIQVGACQDLFCPYNTVVTHLTESSNGCSWDKICRVDPDNVGASDLTKYLLVMLILVLSAFLVVCS